One window of Desulfonatronovibrio magnus genomic DNA carries:
- a CDS encoding amino acid ABC transporter permease, protein MRFFKNFYHALISQSFQDIVKFFIILGLLYWLISTGSERLEYNWQWYRVKQFLFTLDQNGFVPGPLLQGLWVTLKIAFLSLFLTLIFGLITAIFRLSDSFVASLLARVYVESIRNTPLLIQLLFNYFVLSPILGIDAFMTAVLTLSLFEGAYASEIIRAGIQSIDKGQWESAQSTGLNRMQTYFYIIIPQAYKFLIPPITNQSVALIKDSALVSTIAIYDLTMQGQVVISNTFLTFEIWFTVAVIYLSVALFITFVVYVLEMYLHRGVQS, encoded by the coding sequence TTGCGTTTTTTTAAAAATTTTTACCATGCTCTAATTTCTCAAAGCTTCCAGGATATTGTAAAATTTTTCATTATCCTGGGTCTATTATACTGGCTCATATCAACAGGGTCTGAGAGGCTCGAGTATAACTGGCAGTGGTACAGGGTAAAACAGTTTCTGTTCACCTTAGATCAGAACGGGTTTGTTCCCGGCCCTTTACTGCAGGGTCTGTGGGTTACCCTTAAGATTGCTTTTTTAAGTCTTTTCCTGACTTTGATTTTTGGCCTTATTACAGCTATATTCAGACTTTCAGACTCTTTTGTTGCATCATTACTGGCCAGGGTCTATGTTGAGTCCATTCGCAACACTCCGCTTTTGATCCAGCTTTTATTCAATTATTTTGTTCTCTCGCCAATTCTGGGCATAGATGCTTTCATGACGGCTGTTCTAACCCTGAGTCTTTTTGAAGGTGCTTACGCGTCTGAAATCATCAGGGCCGGTATTCAGTCCATTGACAAGGGCCAGTGGGAGTCTGCCCAAAGTACCGGACTGAACAGGATGCAGACCTATTTTTATATTATCATACCTCAAGCCTATAAATTTCTTATCCCTCCCATTACAAATCAGAGTGTGGCTCTGATCAAAGACTCGGCACTGGTCAGCACCATAGCCATATATGACTTGACAATGCAGGGACAGGTCGTAATATCTAATACTTTTTTAACATTTGAAATATGGTTTACTGTAGCGGTAATTTACCTCTCTGTTGCGCTATTCATTACTTTTGTGGTCTATGTTCTTGAAATGTATCTGCACCGGGGAGTGCAGTCATGA
- a CDS encoding NAD(P)H-dependent flavin oxidoreductase has protein sequence MELPKLRFKDLVADVPIVQGGMGVGISMAGLSSAVAQQGGVGVISAALIGIDEPDVARNPVQAHIRALKREVAKAREMTSGILGVNIMVALTNFKDMVKTSIQEGIDIIFSGAGLPFDLPSYLNEESRTKLVPIVSSARAAKIICKKWISKFNYVPDGFVVEGPMAGGHLGFKAEQLDDPAFKLENLVQEVVKTVKHFEEEHNSPIPVIAAGGIYTGADICRFIKLGASGVQLGTRFVATHECDADPGFKQAFIDSGPDDVIVIKSPVGMPGRALRNTFLQDVELGKKKPFKCPYQCIVTCDYQKSPYCIAAALNNAKKGKMHRGFAFAGQTAGRITGLISVKELMDSLKTEFAEACS, from the coding sequence ATGGAGCTTCCCAAACTTAGATTCAAAGACTTAGTTGCAGATGTACCGATAGTTCAAGGGGGCATGGGTGTAGGTATCTCCATGGCAGGGCTGTCTTCAGCGGTAGCTCAGCAAGGGGGAGTTGGTGTCATATCAGCGGCCCTGATTGGAATTGACGAACCTGATGTCGCCAGAAACCCTGTTCAGGCACATATCCGAGCCTTGAAGCGAGAAGTGGCCAAAGCCAGGGAAATGACTTCCGGAATCCTGGGAGTTAATATCATGGTTGCCCTGACCAACTTCAAAGATATGGTCAAGACATCCATTCAGGAAGGCATAGATATCATCTTTTCTGGTGCAGGCCTTCCATTTGATCTGCCTTCATACCTTAATGAAGAGTCCAGAACCAAGCTGGTACCCATTGTATCATCCGCCCGTGCAGCCAAGATTATTTGCAAAAAATGGATCTCCAAGTTCAACTATGTTCCAGACGGTTTTGTGGTTGAAGGCCCTATGGCCGGAGGTCATCTCGGCTTCAAAGCAGAACAGCTGGATGATCCTGCTTTTAAACTGGAAAATCTTGTCCAGGAGGTGGTGAAGACTGTAAAGCACTTTGAAGAAGAACATAACAGTCCTATACCTGTTATCGCTGCAGGCGGCATTTATACAGGTGCAGATATCTGTCGATTCATCAAACTTGGAGCTTCCGGCGTTCAATTGGGTACCAGATTTGTGGCTACCCATGAATGTGATGCAGATCCAGGATTCAAACAGGCTTTTATCGACTCAGGGCCTGATGATGTTATTGTCATAAAAAGCCCGGTAGGTATGCCGGGAAGAGCACTGCGCAATACTTTTCTTCAAGATGTGGAACTGGGCAAAAAGAAACCTTTTAAATGCCCATATCAATGCATTGTTACCTGTGATTATCAGAAAAGCCCTTATTGCATTGCTGCTGCCCTCAATAATGCAAAAAAAGGTAAAATGCACAGGGGTTTTGCCTTTGCAGGGCAGACTGCGGGCAGGATTACCGGTCTGATCTCAGTCAAGGAGCTTATGGATTCCCTTAAAACTGAATTTGCAGAGGCCTGCTCCTGA